In Myxococcus stipitatus, the following are encoded in one genomic region:
- a CDS encoding hybrid sensor histidine kinase/response regulator, giving the protein MAERLGGRGKPERAAAGSRGATSLIPSLDAAASAAVLADLSAPGVLLVDDNPANLLSLEAILEPLDVRLTKASSGEQALRFLLREDCAVILLDVRMAGMSGFETAALIKQRERTRNVPIIFLTAYGRDDAELVAGYSTGAVDFLQKPFPPEVLRSKVSVFVELFRAQHQVRAQAELLRRKEAEARELAHRAAGHIDRLRDFTERLSEAHTVRDVCRALFEQGLVAAGAKAGAVNLLNEAQDALEIVDAVGYPEQVLSKWRRIPLSNPVPLTEAVREQRPIWLGSLDEWQGRYPHLNAHGIHESAIALPLMVKGRALGAIGLSFARARLFTEMDRAFFSALAHACAQALEQVRLITEERRAHEELRRRSEFEQQLVGIVSHDLRNPLAAIAMSVGLLEKKGELSDGQRRTVRRMGQASERAARMIRDLLDFTKARLGGGIALHRRPMDLGEVVTQVLDEVQVAHPGRHVDVEVSPGVRGEWDPDRIAQVLTNLLTNALVYSPRHAPVRVRAFAQGSQALLSVYNGGAPIPRELLARLFEPLTRGTLQEGQSHRSIGLGLYIVRDIVRGNGGGVEVVSSEEHGTTFTVHLPRCPA; this is encoded by the coding sequence ATGGCGGAACGGTTGGGGGGGCGGGGGAAGCCCGAGCGCGCGGCGGCGGGTTCACGAGGTGCCACGAGTCTCATCCCTTCCCTCGACGCGGCCGCCAGCGCCGCCGTGCTCGCGGACCTGAGCGCGCCGGGCGTGCTGCTGGTGGATGACAACCCCGCGAACCTGCTCTCGCTGGAGGCCATCCTCGAGCCGCTGGACGTGAGGCTGACGAAGGCGTCCTCCGGAGAGCAGGCGCTGCGCTTCCTCCTGCGCGAGGACTGCGCCGTCATCCTCCTGGACGTGCGCATGGCGGGGATGAGCGGCTTCGAGACGGCCGCGCTCATCAAGCAGCGCGAGCGCACGCGCAACGTCCCCATCATCTTCCTCACCGCGTACGGGCGGGATGACGCGGAGCTCGTCGCGGGCTACTCCACGGGCGCGGTGGACTTCCTGCAGAAGCCCTTCCCGCCGGAGGTGCTGCGCTCCAAGGTGTCCGTCTTCGTGGAGCTGTTCCGCGCGCAACACCAGGTGCGGGCGCAGGCGGAGCTCTTGCGTCGCAAGGAGGCGGAGGCGCGGGAGCTGGCGCACCGGGCCGCGGGCCACATCGACCGGCTGCGCGACTTCACCGAGCGCTTGTCGGAGGCCCACACGGTGCGGGACGTGTGCCGCGCGCTCTTCGAGCAGGGGCTGGTGGCCGCGGGCGCGAAGGCGGGCGCCGTCAACCTGCTCAACGAAGCGCAGGACGCGCTCGAAATCGTGGACGCGGTGGGCTACCCGGAGCAGGTGTTGTCCAAGTGGCGGCGCATCCCCCTCTCCAACCCGGTGCCGCTGACGGAGGCCGTGCGCGAGCAGCGGCCCATCTGGCTGGGCTCGCTGGACGAATGGCAGGGCCGCTACCCGCACCTCAACGCGCACGGCATCCACGAGTCCGCCATCGCGCTGCCGCTGATGGTGAAGGGGCGGGCGCTGGGCGCCATCGGCCTGTCGTTCGCGCGGGCCCGGCTGTTCACGGAGATGGACCGGGCCTTCTTCTCCGCGCTGGCGCACGCGTGCGCGCAGGCGCTGGAGCAGGTGCGCCTCATCACCGAGGAGCGCCGGGCCCATGAGGAGCTGCGCCGCCGCTCGGAGTTCGAGCAGCAGCTGGTGGGCATCGTCTCGCACGACTTGCGCAACCCGCTGGCGGCCATCGCCATGTCGGTGGGTCTCTTGGAGAAGAAGGGGGAGCTGTCCGACGGGCAGCGGCGCACGGTGCGGCGCATGGGCCAGGCCAGCGAGCGCGCGGCGCGGATGATTCGGGACCTGCTCGACTTCACCAAGGCGCGGCTCGGGGGTGGCATCGCCCTGCACCGGCGACCCATGGACCTGGGCGAGGTGGTGACGCAGGTGCTGGACGAGGTGCAGGTGGCGCACCCGGGACGGCACGTGGACGTGGAGGTGTCGCCCGGCGTGCGGGGGGAGTGGGACCCGGACCGCATCGCGCAGGTGCTGACGAACCTGCTCACCAACGCCCTGGTCTACAGCCCCCGTCACGCGCCGGTGCGCGTGCGTGCGTTCGCGCAAGGAAGCCAGGCGCTCCTGAGCGTCTACAACGGCGGGGCGCCCATTCCGCGAGAGCTGCTGGCGCGCCTGTTCGAACCCCTGACGCGCGGGACACTCCAGGAAGGGCAGTCCCACCGCAGCATCGGGCTGGGGCTCTACATCGTCCGCGACATCGTCCGGGGCAATGGCGGCGGGGTGGAGGTGGTGTCCTCCGAGGAGCACGGCACGACCTTCACGGTCCACCTGCCGCGGTGCCCCGCGTGA
- a CDS encoding sensor histidine kinase produces the protein MRGAAGEVLDFQWTSLNAAAEHFVHDWGVPPVLSRWAPHGLRGVELEACVRVWATGVPLASTLRVSRDGLDGGFQVVGLKEADGLVLWLLEPASETQAAEGLRDALEREREARRRAEGALEGTRDVQAREELLRLALSMARMVAWEWTEGRRAVTWSQDAEGFFGQLPGTLGSSLPGFLSCVLAEDRPRVARGIEQALAVDGAYTLKFRCRHADGSTHWYEAVGQSFHEGERPHRMVGVVMDCTEREHAEAVLREAEERYRLAARATHDVLWDCDLATGRVSWDAGQEELFGYGRDAADHDMSWWTQRLHPDERDAVATGLRDFIASDKGAWQSEYRFLCHDGTWAHVLDRGVLSRDAAGRPVRMIGSMMDITERKRALERLAEEAQFRERFIGILGHDLRNPLNAITLSARALRRRTANNSSQQQMAQRIEASAERMGTMISDILDLTRARLSGGIPLQVAPANLSSVCRQVVEELSAVHPDRSIAFDVDGRSDGVWDADRLAQVLSNLVGNALEHGDQDAPVLLRCLDLEARQVVEVHNPGSPIPAPQLATLFDPFRQAGVARERGRRRSGLGLGLFIVREIVHAHGGSVDVRSSERDGTTFTVTLPRDARRAPR, from the coding sequence TTGCGGGGAGCCGCGGGAGAAGTGCTCGACTTCCAGTGGACGTCGCTCAACGCGGCGGCGGAGCACTTCGTCCATGACTGGGGCGTGCCCCCGGTGCTGTCGCGCTGGGCGCCGCACGGCCTGCGGGGCGTGGAGCTGGAGGCGTGCGTGCGGGTGTGGGCCACGGGGGTGCCCCTGGCTTCGACCTTGAGGGTCTCCCGCGACGGACTGGATGGGGGCTTCCAGGTGGTGGGGCTCAAGGAGGCGGACGGCCTGGTGCTGTGGCTGTTGGAGCCCGCCTCGGAGACGCAGGCCGCGGAGGGGCTGCGCGACGCGCTGGAGCGTGAGCGCGAGGCACGGCGGCGCGCGGAGGGGGCGCTGGAGGGCACCCGCGACGTGCAGGCCCGCGAGGAGCTCTTGCGGCTGGCCCTGTCCATGGCGCGCATGGTGGCGTGGGAGTGGACGGAGGGGCGGCGCGCGGTGACCTGGTCCCAGGACGCGGAAGGCTTCTTCGGCCAGCTGCCTGGGACGCTGGGCAGCTCGCTGCCGGGGTTCTTGTCGTGTGTCCTGGCGGAGGACCGGCCCCGGGTGGCGCGCGGAATCGAACAGGCGCTGGCCGTGGATGGCGCCTACACGCTCAAGTTCCGCTGCCGGCACGCGGATGGCTCCACGCATTGGTACGAGGCGGTGGGGCAGAGCTTCCATGAAGGCGAGCGCCCTCACCGCATGGTGGGGGTGGTGATGGACTGCACGGAGCGCGAGCACGCGGAGGCCGTGCTGCGCGAGGCGGAGGAGCGCTACCGGCTGGCGGCCCGCGCGACCCACGACGTGTTGTGGGATTGCGACCTGGCCACCGGGCGCGTGTCGTGGGATGCGGGGCAGGAGGAGCTGTTCGGCTATGGACGCGACGCCGCGGACCACGACATGTCCTGGTGGACGCAGCGGCTGCACCCGGACGAGCGCGACGCGGTGGCCACCGGGCTGCGCGACTTCATCGCCTCCGACAAGGGCGCGTGGCAGTCGGAGTACCGCTTCCTCTGTCATGACGGCACCTGGGCCCATGTGTTGGACAGAGGGGTGTTGTCGCGGGACGCCGCGGGCCGGCCGGTGCGGATGATTGGCTCGATGATGGACATCACCGAGCGCAAGCGCGCGCTGGAGCGCCTGGCGGAGGAGGCGCAGTTCCGCGAGCGCTTCATCGGTATCCTCGGACATGATTTGCGCAACCCCCTCAACGCGATAACCCTGTCGGCCCGGGCCCTGCGGCGGCGCACGGCCAACAATTCCTCCCAGCAGCAGATGGCCCAGCGCATCGAGGCGAGCGCCGAGCGCATGGGCACCATGATTTCAGACATTCTCGACCTGACGCGGGCGAGGCTGTCGGGAGGGATTCCGCTTCAAGTGGCGCCCGCGAACCTCTCCAGCGTGTGCCGGCAGGTGGTGGAGGAACTGTCCGCTGTCCATCCCGACCGCTCCATTGCCTTTGATGTGGATGGGCGCTCGGATGGGGTGTGGGACGCGGACCGGCTGGCACAGGTGCTCAGCAACCTGGTGGGAAATGCCCTGGAGCACGGCGACCAGGACGCCCCGGTGCTGCTGCGGTGCCTGGACCTGGAGGCGCGGCAGGTGGTGGAAGTCCACAACCCGGGCTCCCCCATCCCCGCGCCCCAGCTGGCCACGCTGTTCGACCCGTTCCGTCAGGCGGGGGTGGCGCGCGAACGGGGCCGGCGCCGCAGCGGGCTGGGGCTGGGACTGTTCATCGTGCGAGAGATTGTCCATGCCCACGGCGGCAGCGTGGACGTGCGCTCCTCCGAACGGGATGGGACCACATTCACGGTGACGCTCCCGCGCGATGCCCGGCGTGCCCCTCGGTGA
- a CDS encoding MbnP family copper-binding protein, with product MNAVWKSSRWALLPTLLLLQACGDDESSNKTYTVRFSPQVRQEALTCQGLYSDIGTSRSTIELLDFEMFVRDVTLVRANGERHPLKLEQDGAWQLDDLALLDFEDGTGTCRTGTAAMHREVVGTAPEHDDYTRLEFKVGLPPERNHLDYQVETPPLNNRDVWWGWQAGYKFVKLDVRTPANVEYVFHLGAVGCQGSVGEGYTCASDNQATIVLDDFNPEKNQVVLDVAGLYSELDVNRVPNGTSDMMAGCMSGAGDPECPVFYSQFGLSPDGSPKALPKTFFRVR from the coding sequence ATGAACGCCGTCTGGAAGTCCTCGCGCTGGGCGCTGCTCCCCACCCTGTTGCTCTTGCAAGCCTGTGGTGATGACGAGAGCAGCAACAAGACCTACACCGTGCGCTTCAGCCCTCAGGTTCGCCAGGAGGCGCTGACCTGTCAGGGCCTCTATTCCGATATCGGGACGTCGCGGAGCACCATCGAGTTGTTGGACTTCGAGATGTTCGTGCGGGACGTCACGCTGGTGCGCGCCAACGGCGAGCGCCACCCGCTGAAGCTGGAGCAGGATGGCGCGTGGCAGCTCGATGACCTCGCCCTGCTCGACTTCGAGGATGGGACGGGCACTTGCCGGACGGGCACGGCGGCGATGCACCGCGAGGTGGTGGGCACGGCCCCCGAGCATGACGACTACACGCGTCTGGAGTTCAAGGTGGGGCTGCCCCCGGAGCGCAACCACCTGGACTACCAGGTGGAGACCCCGCCGCTGAACAACCGGGACGTGTGGTGGGGCTGGCAGGCGGGCTACAAGTTCGTGAAGCTGGATGTCCGCACGCCAGCGAACGTGGAGTACGTCTTCCACCTGGGTGCCGTCGGGTGCCAGGGCTCGGTGGGGGAGGGCTACACCTGTGCGTCCGACAACCAGGCGACCATCGTCCTGGACGACTTCAACCCGGAGAAGAACCAGGTCGTCCTGGACGTGGCGGGGCTGTACTCGGAGCTGGATGTGAACCGGGTTCCCAACGGCACCTCGGACATGATGGCTGGCTGCATGTCGGGGGCGGGGGACCCGGAGTGCCCGGTGTTCTATTCGCAGTTCGGCCTGTCGCCGGATGGGAGCCCCAAGGCGCTTCCCAAGACGTTCTTCCGCGTGCGCTGA
- a CDS encoding MbnH family di-heme enzyme produces MSRAWKVSAVVAAVAAAGCGDGGSGTPAPSPYVWNLPAGFPEPFVPEDNPMSEAKVELGRHLFYDARLSGNGTMSCASCHEQSRAFSDGKATPVGSTGDLVPRNAPGLANVAYLDTYTWANPMLETLESQALVPLFGEHPTELGLTSRLEESLQRLREDARYSELFRAAFPSEADPVNRQSVVKALASFQRTLMSGASPYDRYLQGETSALSVSARRGMELFFGERAECYHCHSGRHLSNSFRAKGMQRQPAVFFNTGLYDLNGQGAYPPQNPGLYEFTLNVLDQGRFRVPPLRNVELTAPYMHDGSISTLEAVIDLYMSGGRNVVDGPYAGDGRRNPNKDPLVRPFELSDSEKADLIAFLKSLTDTAFVSDPRFSNPWE; encoded by the coding sequence ATGTCGCGTGCGTGGAAGGTGAGCGCCGTGGTGGCCGCGGTGGCGGCCGCCGGATGTGGGGACGGTGGGTCGGGGACTCCGGCGCCGTCGCCGTATGTGTGGAACCTGCCAGCGGGGTTTCCCGAGCCCTTCGTGCCCGAGGACAACCCCATGTCCGAGGCCAAGGTGGAGCTGGGCCGCCACCTCTTCTACGACGCGCGGCTGTCTGGCAATGGCACCATGTCGTGCGCCAGTTGCCACGAGCAGTCACGGGCGTTCTCGGATGGGAAGGCCACGCCGGTGGGGTCGACGGGGGACCTGGTCCCCCGCAATGCTCCGGGACTGGCGAACGTGGCCTACCTGGACACGTATACGTGGGCCAATCCGATGTTGGAGACGCTGGAGTCGCAGGCCCTGGTGCCGCTCTTCGGCGAGCACCCCACGGAGCTGGGGTTGACGTCCCGGTTGGAGGAGTCGCTCCAGCGGCTCCGAGAGGACGCGCGGTACTCGGAGTTGTTCCGCGCGGCGTTTCCGAGCGAGGCGGACCCGGTGAATCGCCAGTCCGTCGTGAAGGCGCTGGCGTCCTTCCAGCGTACGTTGATGTCGGGCGCCTCCCCGTATGACCGCTACCTTCAGGGGGAGACGTCGGCGCTGTCCGTATCGGCGCGTCGAGGCATGGAGCTGTTCTTCGGTGAGCGCGCGGAGTGCTACCACTGCCACAGCGGACGGCACCTCTCGAACTCGTTTCGAGCGAAGGGGATGCAGCGGCAGCCGGCGGTGTTCTTCAACACGGGCCTGTACGACTTGAACGGGCAGGGGGCCTATCCTCCGCAGAACCCGGGCCTCTATGAGTTCACCCTCAATGTGCTGGACCAGGGGCGCTTCCGGGTGCCGCCGCTGCGCAACGTGGAGCTGACGGCGCCGTACATGCACGACGGCAGCATTTCCACGCTGGAGGCGGTCATCGACCTCTACATGTCCGGTGGGCGCAACGTGGTGGATGGGCCCTACGCGGGTGACGGGCGGCGCAATCCGAACAAAGACCCGCTGGTGCGGCCGTTCGAGCTGTCCGATTCGGAGAAGGCGGACCTCATCGCCTTCTTGAAGAGCCTCACGGACACGGCATTCGTCAGCGACCCGCGCTTCTCCAATCCGTGGGAGTGA